In the Clostridium beijerinckii genome, one interval contains:
- a CDS encoding sensor histidine kinase: protein MKEAKKGNFNVKIKLSTEDEMSFIGDEFNEMLSTINILIRDIKDQSNFIVELSNKRREAEIKAIVAQINPHFLYNTLDCINWMAIKNENYEVSDTIGNFAQILRYSIGDINKEVTIYDEVEWLKKYVCLQQLRFNNSFVLDLDVDENVLGARIHKLILQPLIENSIIHGFKGYDSERILKVSINRFENNYAKIVVKDNGLGIEDRDLQEIISNMKSGKDEDENIGIKNVYDRIKIYYGEDAKFSIESAKGQGTTITLIISLIF, encoded by the coding sequence ATGAAGGAAGCTAAGAAAGGAAATTTCAATGTAAAAATAAAGCTAAGCACAGAAGATGAAATGTCATTTATAGGAGACGAATTTAATGAAATGTTGTCTACAATAAATATCTTGATAAGGGACATAAAAGATCAAAGTAATTTTATTGTTGAATTATCAAATAAAAGACGAGAAGCTGAGATAAAGGCAATTGTTGCTCAAATTAATCCTCACTTTTTGTATAATACTTTAGATTGTATAAACTGGATGGCAATTAAAAATGAGAATTATGAAGTTAGTGATACTATTGGAAATTTTGCGCAAATACTAAGATATAGCATAGGCGATATTAATAAGGAAGTTACTATTTATGATGAAGTTGAATGGTTGAAGAAATATGTATGTTTGCAGCAGCTTAGATTTAATAATAGCTTCGTATTGGATTTAGATGTAGATGAAAATGTCTTAGGGGCTAGAATTCATAAATTAATATTACAACCCTTAATTGAAAATTCAATTATCCATGGATTTAAAGGATATGATAGTGAAAGAATATTGAAAGTTAGCATAAATAGATTTGAAAATAATTATGCAAAAATCGTAGTAAAAGATAATGGGTTGGGTATAGAAGATAGAGATCTTCAAGAAATAATAAGTAATATGAAATCAGGAAAAGATGAAGATGAAAATATAGGTATAAAAAATGTATATGACAGGATAAAGATTTATTATGGTGAAGATGCTAAGTTTAGTATTGAAAGTGCTAAAGGACAAGGAACTACAATAACTTTGATTATTTCATTGATATTTTAA
- a CDS encoding cache domain-containing protein — protein sequence MKFFNNATNTIRYFLNWKRYSIKAKLLSIFIIISIIPMVLSQVFLYKLSQHYLEKKITNLTDRNLFYIKTNIETDMNYYKDILYRIAADNDCLELEKKFNDGNEFEKAASINKIRDAFGSYSYSRNQIRAITFVGNNGRNVYYDKGNQGINNRIWEEYSNSDKSKIYSEILNSNTPVILPTTCNSFIHGKSEYMFHIGLKVRDIRTKSEIGIIIMSFDEQILFDVCNVEMDKEDFEEDKLNMCSVIVDNDGRVISFQDKKYIGTYVKDYSSSEINDMDNMETLNQLIYSIPSFKNRNISVSSIPIDRCWLESN from the coding sequence ATGAAATTTTTTAACAATGCTACGAATACAATTAGATATTTTTTGAATTGGAAACGTTATAGTATAAAAGCAAAATTGTTAAGCATATTTATAATTATTTCAATTATACCAATGGTTCTTAGTCAAGTTTTTTTATATAAGCTGTCACAACATTATCTCGAAAAGAAGATTACAAATCTTACGGATAGGAATTTATTTTACATAAAAACTAACATAGAAACTGATATGAATTATTATAAGGATATTTTATACAGGATTGCAGCAGATAATGATTGCTTGGAATTAGAGAAAAAGTTTAACGACGGAAATGAGTTTGAAAAGGCAGCTTCTATTAATAAAATCAGAGATGCCTTTGGGTCTTATTCTTATTCAAGAAATCAAATTAGAGCTATAACCTTTGTTGGGAATAATGGAAGAAATGTATATTATGATAAAGGTAATCAGGGAATTAACAATAGAATATGGGAAGAATATAGTAATTCTGACAAAAGTAAAATTTATTCTGAAATCTTAAATAGTAATACTCCTGTAATATTACCTACAACTTGTAATAGCTTTATTCATGGAAAATCTGAGTATATGTTTCACATAGGACTAAAAGTTAGAGATATCAGAACTAAAAGTGAAATCGGCATAATTATTATGAGTTTTGATGAACAAATTCTATTTGATGTTTGCAATGTTGAGATGGATAAGGAAGATTTTGAGGAAGACAAGCTTAATATGTGCTCTGTAATAGTTGATAATGATGGGAGAGTTATATCATTTCAAGATAAGAAGTATATTGGGACATATGTAAAAGATTATTCTAGCAGTGAGATTAATGATATGGATAATATGGAAACACTAAATCAATTAATATATTCAATACCGAGTTTTAAGAATAGAAATATATCTGTTAGCAGTATTCCTATAGATAGGTGTTGGCTGGAAAGTAATTAA
- a CDS encoding PaaI family thioesterase, whose translation MRGSEGGVIMSKEHLVWLKSYLEENYNKSILENFLDPQIVEVIEGKVIYEMKIIDRHCNIYGYIHGGTLASIADVVMGVSCTTLGKRIVTTDLSISYIKNVNAGSTITAVGKVVSDGENIMRCTCKIFDEHEKILVQAQASYFVIGSFDEVTPPKVK comes from the coding sequence ATGCGTGGAAGTGAAGGAGGAGTTATTATGTCGAAAGAACATCTTGTTTGGTTAAAAAGTTATTTAGAGGAAAATTATAATAAATCTATACTTGAAAATTTTCTTGATCCTCAAATTGTTGAAGTCATAGAGGGAAAAGTTATATACGAAATGAAAATTATAGATAGGCATTGTAATATATATGGATACATACACGGAGGAACCTTGGCTTCAATTGCAGATGTTGTAATGGGAGTTTCTTGCACAACTCTAGGAAAGCGTATAGTAACTACGGATTTAAGTATTAGCTATATAAAAAACGTAAATGCAGGAAGCACAATTACGGCAGTGGGTAAGGTTGTCAGCGATGGTGAAAATATAATGAGATGTACATGCAAAATATTTGATGAGCATGAGAAGATCCTTGTGCAGGCTCAGGCTTCATATTTTGTTATTGGAAGTTTTGATGAGGTAACCCCACCAAAAGTTAAATGA
- a CDS encoding sensor domain-containing diguanylate cyclase, producing the protein MQDYNKGFLNELKIHPDDKILINKITDDMKALNKQSIIKEIRLMKSNGDYLWCELKLNYIQRENKIVRVIGKITDIDHIVKEHSLLKLRSEYDQLTQIYNKSTFYEKVKNYIIDNKNDNCMLIFIDLDNFKSINDNLGHMVGDEVLKDTANKICDVFNGTDVIISRFGGDEFCVFKPSHSISFIKDKISILCNNLNATYIGNNTEITVSASIGVAFYPKHGDTLESLIHKSDIALYSSKENGKNQFTIYNKNLEIEC; encoded by the coding sequence ATTCAAGATTATAATAAAGGTTTTTTAAATGAATTGAAAATACATCCTGATGATAAGATATTAATTAATAAAATCACCGATGACATGAAAGCTTTAAACAAACAGTCAATTATAAAAGAAATCCGACTAATGAAGAGTAATGGGGACTATCTTTGGTGTGAGCTAAAACTAAACTATATACAAAGAGAGAATAAGATTGTCAGAGTGATAGGCAAAATTACTGATATCGATCATATCGTAAAAGAACATTCTCTGCTAAAGCTAAGATCTGAATATGATCAGCTCACACAAATATATAATAAATCTACATTCTATGAAAAAGTTAAAAATTATATTATAGATAACAAAAATGATAACTGTATGCTGATTTTTATAGATTTAGATAATTTTAAATCTATAAATGATAATTTAGGACATATGGTTGGTGATGAAGTGCTAAAGGATACCGCAAATAAAATTTGTGACGTCTTTAACGGTACAGATGTTATTATTTCACGGTTTGGCGGAGATGAATTTTGTGTATTTAAACCAAGTCATTCTATTTCATTTATAAAAGATAAAATTAGTATTTTATGCAATAATCTTAATGCTACATATATTGGCAATAATACTGAAATAACTGTATCTGCGAGCATCGGTGTTGCCTTTTACCCTAAACATGGAGATACTTTAGAATCTTTAATTCATAAATCAGATATAGCATTATACAGTTCTAAAGAAAATGGAAAAAATCAATTTACCATATACAACAAAAATCTTGAAATTGAATGTTGA
- a CDS encoding mannose/fructose/sorbose PTS transporter subunit IID has product MSLTQALLIFLFASICGIGSASEEFQTHRPLVTATLIGIALGDIKTGVIIGAQVELIALGWMTIGVATPPDSTLSSIVAVILCVLGKQSIGVAIGIAIPLAVVGQMLFILQKGTIDVGIMHWAEKGVDKGELWKVTAAHFITAIPSALRMAIPAMLVALFADANILNSILNYVPEAITKGLQVSSGFLVVVGYAMILRILNVKEMIAFFLMGFLVMTFSQMTLVGLTFMGISLALIYLQISNMIEKASNKTRTKREQFIENEENIIKVKVTKKDLMRVFWRSQFYQISWNYERLQNLCYCYCMMPILKKLYRTKEELQKAVKVHLEYFNCQPFISNVILGANIAVEESMQEKVDQSGIVQIKIALAGPLAGIGDPIIWGIIRPVIAAVCAGISLSGNVAGPILFFIMINIVRLIIRYNGLMIAYREGTSIINKLKGAVPKYRSALVVLTYTVIGGLVAKWTIIKVPFVLYTLTQGSSLTSYTIQEQLDNIMPNILPLMLTFLIYWLLQKKVSPLICMVGLMIFGVIGYSIGILGI; this is encoded by the coding sequence ATGTCATTAACACAAGCCTTACTTATATTTTTATTTGCTTCAATATGTGGTATTGGATCTGCTTCAGAGGAATTTCAAACTCACAGACCCTTAGTTACAGCTACACTTATTGGAATCGCTTTAGGAGATATAAAGACAGGAGTTATAATTGGAGCCCAGGTAGAATTAATTGCTCTTGGGTGGATGACTATTGGGGTTGCAACTCCACCAGATTCAACTTTATCTTCCATAGTGGCAGTCATACTTTGTGTGCTTGGAAAACAAAGTATAGGAGTAGCAATAGGGATTGCAATTCCATTAGCTGTTGTAGGACAAATGCTTTTTATACTGCAAAAAGGAACTATAGATGTTGGTATAATGCATTGGGCAGAAAAGGGTGTAGATAAGGGTGAGCTTTGGAAGGTGACAGCAGCACATTTTATAACAGCCATTCCAAGTGCTTTAAGGATGGCTATTCCAGCAATGTTAGTTGCATTATTTGCTGATGCAAATATATTGAATAGTATTTTAAATTATGTTCCAGAGGCAATAACTAAAGGACTTCAGGTGTCTAGTGGCTTTTTAGTTGTAGTTGGATATGCAATGATTCTTAGAATTTTAAATGTAAAAGAAATGATTGCATTTTTCTTAATGGGATTTTTAGTAATGACATTTTCTCAGATGACCTTAGTTGGATTAACTTTTATGGGAATTAGCTTAGCACTAATATATTTACAAATTTCAAATATGATTGAAAAAGCAAGTAATAAGACTAGAACAAAGAGAGAGCAATTTATTGAAAATGAAGAAAACATCATAAAAGTTAAAGTTACTAAAAAGGATTTAATGAGAGTTTTTTGGAGAAGTCAATTTTATCAAATATCTTGGAACTATGAACGGCTTCAAAATCTTTGTTATTGTTATTGCATGATGCCTATTCTAAAAAAACTATATAGAACCAAGGAGGAGTTACAAAAAGCTGTAAAGGTTCACTTAGAGTACTTTAATTGCCAGCCATTTATTTCAAATGTAATACTTGGAGCTAATATTGCAGTTGAAGAAAGTATGCAGGAAAAAGTAGATCAATCAGGAATAGTTCAGATTAAAATAGCACTAGCCGGGCCGCTTGCAGGTATAGGAGATCCAATTATATGGGGAATTATAAGACCTGTAATAGCAGCGGTATGTGCCGGAATATCACTTAGTGGAAATGTCGCAGGGCCAATCTTATTTTTTATAATGATTAATATTGTGAGATTAATAATACGATATAATGGACTTATGATAGCTTATAGAGAAGGAACGAGTATAATTAATAAACTTAAAGGTGCGGTGCCAAAGTATAGAAGTGCCTTAGTAGTACTTACTTATACTGTAATAGGAGGATTAGTTGCAAAGTGGACTATAATAAAAGTACCATTCGTCCTTTATACTTTAACGCAAGGAAGTTCATTAACATCCTATACAATTCAGGAGCAGTTAGATAACATAATGCCTAATATACTACCATTGATGCTGACTTTTCTGATTTATTGGTTACTCCAGAAAAAAGTATCTCCTCTTATATGTATGGTTGGTTTAATGATATTTGGAGTTATAGGATACTCAATAGGTATTTTAGGTATATAG
- a CDS encoding PTS sugar transporter subunit IIB: MLKIVRLDDRLVHGQLINNWCTYEDVTEIIVVNKEVAENDIRKTFIELSVPEDIKIIFCDTLKALELYEEECEYEDVIMIFGNPFEVLKFIEGGGKIKSLNLGGMSFKKDKEKINTNLYLDDKEIEALKKISDSGVEIEIRILPTDKKTDFLNTLKARRR; encoded by the coding sequence GTGCTAAAAATAGTTAGATTAGATGATAGGCTGGTACATGGTCAATTAATAAATAATTGGTGCACTTATGAAGATGTGACGGAAATAATAGTTGTTAATAAAGAAGTTGCAGAAAATGATATAAGAAAAACTTTTATAGAATTATCCGTTCCTGAAGATATAAAAATAATATTTTGTGATACTTTAAAGGCTTTAGAACTATATGAAGAGGAATGTGAATATGAAGATGTAATAATGATCTTTGGAAATCCTTTTGAAGTTCTTAAGTTTATAGAAGGTGGAGGTAAGATAAAAAGTCTAAACTTAGGCGGAATGTCATTTAAGAAAGATAAAGAAAAAATAAATACTAATCTTTATTTAGATGATAAGGAGATAGAGGCATTGAAGAAAATTTCAGATTCTGGGGTGGAAATAGAGATAAGAATTCTACCAACAGATAAGAAGACAGATTTTTTAAATACTCTAAAAGCAAGGAGAAGGTAA
- a CDS encoding PTS sugar transporter subunit IIA, whose product MVGIIAISHGSYAKALINSVEMIYGKQEKIRTICLEVDKSIESLKDKIDRTIEELNVDEVLILVDILGGTPYNAACLFMDRKNVNIITGMNMPMILEIIPYMVQDLEKISSLAEHFGQNGVINIRQRYNDIQK is encoded by the coding sequence ATGGTTGGTATAATAGCAATTTCACATGGAAGCTATGCAAAAGCACTAATAAATTCAGTTGAGATGATATATGGTAAGCAGGAAAAAATAAGAACTATCTGTCTTGAAGTAGATAAAAGTATAGAAAGTCTTAAAGATAAGATAGATAGGACTATTGAAGAGCTAAATGTGGATGAAGTTTTAATACTTGTAGACATCTTAGGCGGGACACCATATAATGCGGCGTGCTTATTTATGGACAGAAAAAACGTAAATATAATTACAGGTATGAATATGCCAATGATTTTAGAAATAATACCATATATGGTTCAGGATTTAGAGAAAATATCTTCTTTAGCTGAACATTTTGGTCAAAACGGTGTAATTAATATAAGGCAGCGTTACAATGATATACAAAAGTAA
- a CDS encoding SIS domain-containing protein, whose protein sequence is MRILGIQEDELKRIDGYHTALEMERQLELWEEGIETIKRNTDKIRAFLNKIEEVEGLKIYLVGAGSSAKAAAITENYLRRITKKEVISIASTTLIENEDSYILDNSPVLLVSLGGSGNTIEGLEAVEIFKKKGIELYQLLIICNGKGEIISKYGEDKNSLYIPIPPRTKDKSIAATGEFTLLIEYLLLIFDINNYDYYEDMFKNIIEDAGRFLKEDIYKAHAISNKIYDTVAALGTGALNPLASEMCLKISELSTGLQRTEFHSMLEFRHGPKLTMNSKCLISFFFSNDSHSIKYELDVLKECYSDKINSTIAAISMDYDEEIDKHCDYYFYFNKNNFKHKDDSHIVFQYSLYLQSFAILNAIRRGSKTDLICESGIVNKVAQGVVIYKR, encoded by the coding sequence ATGAGAATTTTAGGAATACAGGAAGATGAATTAAAGAGAATTGATGGATATCATACAGCTTTAGAAATGGAAAGACAGTTAGAATTATGGGAAGAGGGAATAGAAACAATAAAAAGGAATACAGACAAAATAAGAGCTTTTCTAAATAAGATAGAAGAAGTAGAAGGACTTAAAATATACCTAGTTGGAGCTGGAAGCTCTGCAAAAGCAGCTGCAATAACAGAAAATTATTTAAGAAGAATTACTAAAAAGGAAGTTATATCAATAGCTTCAACAACTCTCATAGAAAATGAAGATAGTTATATTTTGGATAATTCACCAGTGCTTTTAGTATCATTAGGAGGATCAGGAAATACAATTGAGGGTTTAGAAGCAGTTGAAATTTTCAAGAAAAAAGGAATTGAATTATATCAACTTCTTATAATTTGTAATGGAAAAGGGGAAATTATAAGTAAATATGGAGAAGATAAAAATAGTTTATATATTCCTATTCCTCCAAGGACTAAGGATAAGAGTATTGCAGCAACGGGGGAATTCACACTTCTTATAGAGTACCTTCTTTTGATTTTTGACATTAATAATTATGATTATTATGAAGATATGTTTAAAAATATTATTGAAGATGCTGGCAGGTTTTTAAAAGAAGATATTTATAAAGCTCATGCTATAAGTAATAAAATATATGATACAGTAGCAGCACTTGGAACTGGAGCTTTAAATCCATTAGCATCGGAAATGTGTTTAAAGATAAGTGAATTATCAACGGGGCTTCAACGTACAGAATTCCACTCAATGTTAGAATTTAGACATGGTCCAAAGCTTACAATGAATTCAAAGTGTTTAATATCATTTTTCTTTAGCAATGATTCTCACAGTATAAAATACGAGTTAGATGTTTTAAAGGAATGTTATAGTGATAAAATAAATAGTACTATAGCTGCTATTTCTATGGATTATGATGAAGAAATAGATAAACACTGTGATTATTATTTCTACTTCAACAAAAATAATTTTAAGCATAAAGATGATAGTCATATAGTATTTCAGTATTCACTATATCTTCAAAGTTTTGCAATACTTAATGCTATTAGAAGAGGTTCCAAGACAGATTTAATTTGTGAGTCAGGAATAGTTAACAAAGTAGCACAAGGTGTGGTAATATATAAAAGATAA